From a region of the Lactuca sativa cultivar Salinas chromosome 4, Lsat_Salinas_v11, whole genome shotgun sequence genome:
- the LOC111890315 gene encoding protein disulfide isomerase-like 5-4 → MVVSLWGGLTALKKLTCVEVAPSLQMVEVRKAGGDTLEFHKTMEELVAPIAMDSHLALEGKSGKTEENAKRPAPSEVGCRIESRIF, encoded by the exons ATGGTCGTATCATTATGGGGAGGGTTGACTGCACTGAAGAAGTTGACCTGTGTAGAAg tGGCACCTTCATTGCAAATGGTTGAGGTTCGAAAAGCAGGTGGAGATACATTAGAATTTCACAAG ACAATGGAAGAATTGGTTGCACCTATTGCAATGGATTCACATCTGGCCTTGGAGGGTAAATCTGGAAAAACTGAAGAAAATGCAAAAAGGCCTGCACCATCAGAAGTCGGATGTAGAATCGAGTCAAGAAT ATTTTGA
- the LOC128133590 gene encoding uncharacterized protein LOC128133590, whose product MLVAAIMDIVTSNCDNVDKIKLKPMLSGTATMRDIAAALEVIEEGGMHMDEPPGSSQDDDDGTGLKGIGMEVLGGTSIVGLSTSNRSMELDESKATHNSSSFNKLNNTSSVNTTVIPGLWDDLHSQHVAVPFAAWALANWAMASDVNRSHIQELDFNGHAVMSDAIRSPAITILSRICEDYGPSSIPISQGWLAIMLSDILKSRKLSLKGSAQPRDKVKTQIDQANVLSGTQSVNQLASAVVNLAVNGDSFALEDFLTLEPFINTYKNLKKGNIPKVNALDSALATLKGIKAMTEICSDDLFSQKKIIDYGIIPLLRHFLLSDDYEKLSAIEAYDAQGLTNLTQWSGSSLPLQEVSSMLLEKLIATRIGDRPVVFVTHSMGGLVVKQMLHQASAENRGNLVKNSVGVVCLI is encoded by the exons ATGCTTGTTGCAGCAATCATGGATATTGTCACTTCCAATTGTGACAATGTGGACAAAATCAAACTTAAGCCCATGCTATCAGGAACTGCAACAATGAGAGATATTGCAGCTGCACTTGAAGTTATTGAAGAAGGTGGCATGCACATGGATGAGCCACCTGGCAGCAGCCAGGATGATGATGATGGAACTGGATTAAAGGGCATTGGAATGGAAGTTCTTGGAGGCACTTCAATTGTAGGTCTTTCTACAAGCAATCGATCAATGGAGTTAGATGAATCTAAAGCCACTCACAACTCATCATCTTTCAACAAATTAAACAACACTTCTTCTGTAAACACAACTGTTATCCCTGGACTATGGGATGATTTGCATTCACAACATGTTGCTGTTCCTTTTGCTGCATGGGCTTTAGCAAATTGGGCAATGGCATCAGATGTAAATAGATCCCATATCCAAGAACTCGACTTCAATGGACATGCTGTCATGTCT GATGCTATTAGATCTCCTGCAATCACAATCCTTTCTCGTATCTGTGAAGACTATGGGCCTTCTTCCATTCCCATTTCCCAAGGTTGGTTAGCTATTATGCTTTCAGACATTCTCAAATCCAGAAAGTTATCTCTTAAAGGGAGTGCTCAACCTAGGGACAAAGTCAAG ACACAAATCGATCAGGCAAATGTACTTTCTGGTACCCAAAGTGTGAACCAATTGGCTAGTGCTGTGGTCAACTTAGCAGTCAATGGTGATTCATTTGCTTTGGAAGATTTTCTTACCCTTGAACCATTTATTAACACATACAAAAATCTAAAGAAAGGAAATATCCCTAAAGTGAATGCTTTAGATTCTGCACTTGCAACTTTAAAGGGTATCAAAGCAATGACAGAAATCTGCAGTGATGATTTATTTTCTCAAAAGAAAATAATCGATTATGGCATAATTCCTCTGTTACGCCACTTTTTATTAAGTGATGATTATGAGAAGTTATCAGCAATTGAAGCATATGATGCACAAGGTTTg ACGAATCTTACACAATGGTCTGGATCAAGCTTGCCTCTTCAG GAAGTTAGCTCGATGCTGTTGGAAAAGCTTATTGCAACACGTATTGGAGATCGACCTGTTGTATTTGTAACTCATAG CATGGGGGGATTGGTTGTGAAACAGATGCTACATCAAGCAAGTGCAGAAAACAGAGGCAATCTTGTCAAAAACAGTGTTGGTGTGGTATGTTTGATTTAA